The Miscanthus floridulus cultivar M001 chromosome 7, ASM1932011v1, whole genome shotgun sequence genome includes a region encoding these proteins:
- the LOC136467991 gene encoding LOW QUALITY PROTEIN: SAP-like protein BP-73 (The sequence of the model RefSeq protein was modified relative to this genomic sequence to represent the inferred CDS: deleted 1 base in 1 codon) — protein MSPSVPALLHHRDVQIGHINGAYSLSVLSCFHDQAMTCDFRSRQKGVSGRATLPVHHGESRVPPGACFMGTSPMLGPMRVSLVCCASPNYHRPRNSDTSRQQKGGSSRGKGKSYQDKDDSENIDEFDSDIMFSKNGPPISMASNSRPQATSAPGEREKEIVELFKRVQAQLRARGKGREDKKPEPAKVQGERGSVDSLLKLLRKHSVDQRRKSSDDKEQNFDVMRRSNDSGNRRSSTIFGTKSDIQEEQKKPPPAPFKRPASNFRRRSPVPGVKFQPVINADVDRDADRKSIGSNVDDAVQKAKTALDERTATDEPDSMSPYEPDSVIEPENISLEDLDDILDNDEESDADEPDDEYPEPSLEIADATDTDELHENNSIESSDLSSLKVAELRELAKSRGIKGYSKMKKNELIEVLSSSMA, from the exons ATGTCCCCCTCGGTTCCcgccctcctccaccaccgcg ATGTACAGATAGGCCACATAAATGGTGCATACTCTTTA AGCGTCTTATCATGTTTCCATGATCAAGCTATGACTTGTGACTTTCGCTCTAGACAAAAAG GGGTCTCAGGCAGAGCAACCTTACCTGTGCATCATGGAGAAAGCAGAGTCCCTCCAGGAGCTTGTTTCATGGGCACATCACCTATGTTGGGGCCAATGAGGGTATCCTTGGTATGTTGTGCAAGCCCCAACTACCATAGGCCAAGGAATTCGGATACATCCCGACAACAAAAAGGGGGGTCCTCCAGAGGGAAAGGCAAGTCATACCAGGATAAAGATGATTCTGAGAACATTGATGAATTTGATAGTGATATCATGTTCTCCAAGAACGGACCACCAATCTCTATGGCAAGCAATTCCCGTCCTCAAGCCACATCAGCTCCTGGGGAAAGAGAGAAGGAGATTGTGGAGCTCTTTAAAAGGGTTCAAGCACAGCTGCGAGCTAGGGGGAAAGGCAGGGAAGACAAGAAGCCTGAACCTGCAAAAGTGCAGGGTGAAAGGGGCAGTGTTGATTCACTTCTTAAGCTGCTTAGGAAACACTCTGTGGACCAGAGAAGGAAGAGCAGTGACGACAAAGAACAGAATTTTGATGTAATGAGGAGAAGCAACGATTCTGGAAATAGACGAAGTTCAACCATCTTTGGCACAAAAAGTGACATCCAGGAAGAGCAGAAGAAGCCACCTCCGGCACCCTTCAAAAGGCCAGCTTCAAATTTCAGGCGAAGATCTCCTGTTCCTGGAGTGAAGTTCCAGCCTGTTATCAATGCGGACGTAGACAGAGATGCCGATCGCAAGTCCATCGGCAGTAATGTCGACGATGCTGTACAGAAAGCTAAGACAGCTCTTGATGAGAGGACTGCTACAGACGAGCCAGACTCCATGTCTCCGTATGAACCTGATTCTGTAATAGAACCAGAAAATATTTCTTTGGAGGACCTTGATGACATTTTAGACAACGATGAAGAATCTGATGCTGATGAACCAGACGATGAGTATCCAGAACCTTCTTTGGAAATCGCTGATGCTACAGATACGGATGAATTGCATGAGAACAACTCCATAGAAAGTTCAGATCTAAGCTCTCTGAAGGTTGCAGAGC